The Thermonema lapsum genome window below encodes:
- a CDS encoding ATP-dependent zinc protease family protein: MNNRPGSRLIGIFDKVDLPEFELYDLDCKIDTGAYTSAIHCHRVCIVETPHRRPVLSFHLLDPAHPQYNDHEYQATHFYEKKVTSSSGHSDYRFVIQTKIILFGELFDIEFTLADREQMRYPILLGRKFLKKYGFLVDVRKKNLSFFQKKQT, translated from the coding sequence ATGAACAATCGCCCTGGTTCACGCCTCATAGGTATCTTTGACAAGGTTGACTTGCCCGAATTTGAACTCTACGATTTAGATTGTAAAATAGATACCGGTGCCTACACTTCTGCCATCCATTGCCACCGTGTGTGTATAGTAGAAACTCCTCATAGGCGACCAGTATTAAGCTTTCATTTGTTGGACCCAGCACACCCCCAATACAACGACCATGAGTACCAAGCCACCCACTTCTACGAAAAGAAAGTAACCAGTTCTTCTGGGCACAGCGACTACCGCTTTGTCATCCAAACAAAAATTATTTTGTTTGGGGAGCTATTCGATATAGAGTTTACCTTAGCAGACCGCGAGCAGATGCGCTACCCCATCTTGCTGGGCAGAAAGTTTTTGAAGAAGTATGGATTTCTGGTGGATGTTCGGAAAAAAAACCTCTCTTTCTTTCAGAAAAAACAAACATGA
- a CDS encoding NAD(P)/FAD-dependent oxidoreductase, giving the protein MQLSSNSYWEKQYWRDFDFIVVGGGLVGLSCAASLAEKKPENRILVLERGLLPTGASTKNAGFACFGSLTELLADLQRNDEDSCLQTVERRWCGLKKLRQRLGDQKIGFEASGGYELLLPKHQSALEQMAYINQLLHPIFGEEVFRSANHLLPVFGFQRVSHLLYNPFEGKVNTGMLTRSLLAYVQQLGVTVLTGAEVLHIEELRGRDCVQVHVKQSHTAEPFVFEAPRIAICSNAFSRQLLPSLPVAPGRGQVLITRPLPSLPFRGIFHFDEGYYYFRDIDGRLLFGGGRNLDFEGETTTELTPTEFIYKQLVKKLQEIILPSISFEIEYIWAGIMAFTPNHQPIVQRISPGIVAGVGLNGMGVAIGTEVGEQVAELLHS; this is encoded by the coding sequence ATGCAGCTAAGCAGCAACAGTTATTGGGAAAAACAATATTGGCGCGATTTCGACTTTATCGTAGTAGGCGGTGGTTTAGTAGGGCTTTCTTGTGCCGCCTCTTTAGCAGAAAAGAAACCGGAAAACCGTATTCTGGTACTGGAGCGGGGCTTACTGCCCACGGGGGCAAGCACCAAAAACGCAGGTTTTGCCTGTTTTGGCAGTCTTACAGAGCTGCTGGCAGACCTTCAACGCAATGACGAAGACAGCTGTTTGCAAACAGTAGAACGCCGGTGGTGCGGACTGAAGAAGCTGCGCCAGCGTCTGGGCGACCAAAAAATAGGCTTTGAAGCCTCCGGTGGCTATGAACTACTTTTGCCCAAACATCAAAGCGCCTTGGAGCAGATGGCTTATATAAACCAGCTTCTGCATCCTATTTTTGGCGAAGAAGTCTTTCGCTCTGCCAACCACCTTCTGCCTGTTTTTGGCTTCCAGCGGGTATCGCACTTGCTTTACAATCCATTCGAAGGAAAGGTGAATACCGGTATGCTTACCCGCTCGTTGCTTGCCTATGTGCAGCAACTGGGGGTAACGGTGCTCACTGGCGCCGAAGTGCTACACATAGAAGAGCTTCGTGGGCGCGACTGTGTGCAAGTACATGTAAAACAAAGCCATACAGCCGAACCTTTCGTATTTGAAGCCCCACGTATTGCTATTTGTAGCAATGCTTTCAGCCGACAACTGTTGCCATCACTGCCTGTTGCTCCCGGGCGCGGGCAAGTGCTCATCACCCGTCCTCTCCCCTCGTTGCCCTTTAGGGGCATCTTCCATTTCGACGAGGGCTATTATTACTTCCGCGACATAGACGGGCGCCTGCTCTTTGGCGGCGGACGCAATTTAGACTTCGAAGGCGAAACTACTACAGAACTTACGCCTACGGAATTTATCTATAAGCAACTGGTGAAAAAGCTACAGGAAATTATCTTGCCCAGTATAAGCTTTGAGATAGAGTACATTTGGGCAGGCATCATGGCATTCACGCCCAACCATCAACCTATTGTACAAAGGATTTCACCGGGAATAGTGGCAGGTGTAGGTCTCAACGGTATGGGAGTAGCTATTGGCACCGAAGTAGGTGAACAAGTAGCCGAATTATTACACAGCTAA
- a CDS encoding ComEC/Rec2 family competence protein, whose translation MRLILPVIIGIVLARVSGAAVPPVLCFVAALMLLSLALLLYAQRRRRIWHDKLLTILFYLFVVLCAVSRYSLVHQEKEAMWLYERCQGQLLAWVAEIDAPPVQKQRYIEAEVRLLVYRDTEGIWRQLKRGCRVLLRIQDSLRVHIGDRLLLKTQLATFAPPSEPDGFDYRLYMHNQNIYLSSWAKAGSYVRLERSAHLWQGIRRGIALWQEHLKRGLSQAGLKQSAGVLLALSLGDKSLLQQDTKQLYADTGASHVLAVSGLHVGILFLLMQWLWQPARRPALRWAFLLTTLPLLWGYALLTGASPSVLRASLMFSLFSLASCMNRTTNAYNTLALSAFLLLLLNPMLLFHLSFQLSYMAVLGILFFYPRLSGLWQPRFTFLRKVYELLCVSVAAQLTTLPLTLLYFRQLPLASLPSSLLVVPPAPFLLLASFVLALLILLHAPTGLTTLLSKTLLSIQGFIETALEVLREALPPVAMPYWNTVDSLIVCGLLLLLVLYLTKEMPFRPFVACSAIVLVLGSTYNIYKQYALHKEARMYVWYNARHKHCEVWLVKGREVWRSEPLCCNRRAWRISWKERSVCVVNAPIDTTNLWTKAPDILVWNSHRTIPSRYVQASQLFLLGPSASKWQEKMLQQASKKLYDLRKLGVWSISENSPIE comes from the coding sequence ATGCGCTTGATACTGCCTGTGATTATCGGCATTGTCTTGGCAAGAGTCTCTGGAGCAGCTGTTCCTCCCGTCTTGTGTTTTGTTGCGGCTTTGATGCTGCTTTCACTTGCTTTGCTTTTGTATGCGCAAAGAAGGAGGCGCATCTGGCACGATAAGTTGCTAACCATATTGTTTTATCTCTTCGTTGTTTTGTGTGCTGTCAGTCGTTATTCCCTTGTTCATCAGGAAAAGGAAGCCATGTGGCTTTATGAACGTTGCCAAGGGCAACTGCTGGCATGGGTGGCAGAAATAGATGCTCCTCCTGTACAAAAGCAGCGTTATATAGAAGCGGAGGTTCGTTTGCTTGTTTATCGTGATACAGAAGGAATTTGGCGTCAGCTCAAGCGCGGCTGCAGGGTACTGCTGCGCATACAAGACTCCTTGCGGGTGCATATAGGCGACCGCTTGTTACTCAAAACCCAACTGGCTACCTTTGCGCCCCCTTCGGAGCCTGATGGCTTCGATTACAGGCTTTACATGCATAACCAAAATATTTATCTTTCCTCTTGGGCAAAAGCAGGCAGTTACGTGCGCCTTGAGCGTTCTGCTCACTTGTGGCAAGGCATACGGCGGGGCATAGCGCTATGGCAAGAGCATTTGAAAAGAGGGCTTTCACAGGCGGGCTTGAAACAGAGTGCAGGGGTGCTGTTAGCATTGAGTCTGGGCGACAAAAGCCTGCTTCAACAAGATACTAAACAGTTGTATGCCGACACAGGCGCTTCACATGTATTGGCTGTATCGGGTTTGCATGTAGGCATTTTGTTCTTGCTAATGCAATGGCTATGGCAGCCAGCACGGCGTCCTGCCTTACGCTGGGCATTTTTGCTAACCACATTGCCTTTATTGTGGGGCTATGCTCTTCTGACTGGGGCATCACCTTCGGTGTTGCGGGCATCGCTTATGTTTTCGCTGTTTTCGTTGGCATCTTGTATGAACCGAACTACCAACGCCTACAACACTTTGGCACTATCAGCCTTTTTGCTTTTGTTGCTTAATCCCATGCTTTTGTTTCATTTAAGCTTTCAGCTGTCCTATATGGCAGTATTGGGAATTCTTTTCTTCTATCCACGTTTGTCAGGGCTTTGGCAGCCCCGTTTTACTTTTCTTAGAAAAGTGTACGAGCTACTGTGCGTGTCGGTAGCTGCCCAGTTGACTACCTTGCCACTTACCCTGCTTTACTTCCGGCAGTTGCCTTTGGCAAGCTTACCAAGCAGTCTGTTGGTAGTGCCCCCAGCACCTTTTTTATTGCTTGCCTCTTTTGTGCTTGCCCTGCTGATATTGCTACATGCACCCACTGGGCTTACTACTTTGTTGAGCAAAACCTTGTTGTCTATTCAAGGGTTTATTGAAACTGCTTTGGAGGTTTTGCGGGAAGCTTTGCCGCCTGTTGCCATGCCTTATTGGAATACAGTGGACAGCCTGATTGTCTGTGGGCTCTTGCTGCTGCTTGTATTATATTTGACCAAAGAAATGCCTTTTCGCCCCTTTGTTGCCTGTAGTGCTATTGTTTTAGTACTGGGGAGTACATACAACATTTACAAGCAATATGCCTTGCACAAAGAAGCCCGTATGTATGTGTGGTACAATGCTCGTCATAAGCATTGCGAAGTGTGGTTGGTCAAAGGGAGAGAGGTGTGGCGCTCCGAGCCGCTGTGCTGCAACCGAAGAGCATGGCGTATCTCATGGAAAGAGCGGAGCGTGTGCGTAGTGAATGCCCCTATAGACACGACAAATTTATGGACAAAAGCACCGGACATTCTCGTTTGGAATAGCCATCGTACCATACCCAGCCGCTATGTACAAGCAAGCCAGCTGTTCTTATTGGGACCCAGCGCTTCCAAGTGGCAAGAAAAGATGCTACAACAAGCATCCAAAAAGCTATATGACTTACGTAAGCTTGGGGTATGGTCTATTAGCGAAAATTCGCCAATAGAATAA
- the rimK gene encoding 30S ribosomal protein S6--L-glutamate ligase, whose protein sequence is MRIAVLSRNKALYSTKRLLEAIRQRGHEALLINHTKCYMVMDHDTADVFVGDHCIKNVDAIIPRIGASVTAYGAAVIRQFEMQKVFTTCGSLALIRSRDKLRSLQILTKAGVGIPRTAFAKYPSDIDYLIKQVGGPPLIIKLLEGTQGLGVVLAETKTAARSVLEAFYGLDAEILVQEFIKESKGSDIRAFVVGGKVVAAMKRQSASGDFRSNLHRGGKSEPVKLSRKEKETAIKAAKALGLQIAGVDMLRSERGPLVIEVNSSPGLEGIEKTTGVDVAGKIVQYIEESSQNNRDPKKMDKVGV, encoded by the coding sequence ATGAGAATAGCCGTTCTTTCACGCAATAAAGCACTCTACTCTACCAAGCGTTTGTTAGAAGCCATCCGGCAGCGGGGACATGAAGCTTTGCTTATCAACCACACCAAATGCTATATGGTCATGGACCATGATACTGCCGACGTATTTGTGGGCGACCACTGCATAAAAAATGTAGATGCCATCATTCCGCGCATAGGGGCATCGGTTACTGCCTACGGAGCAGCCGTCATACGGCAATTTGAAATGCAAAAAGTGTTTACTACCTGCGGTTCTTTAGCACTCATCCGTTCACGCGATAAGCTGCGCAGCCTCCAGATTTTGACCAAAGCAGGCGTAGGCATCCCACGCACAGCTTTTGCCAAATATCCCAGTGACATAGACTATCTAATCAAGCAGGTAGGTGGTCCACCGTTGATTATTAAGTTACTGGAAGGCACCCAAGGCTTAGGCGTGGTGCTGGCAGAAACCAAAACAGCCGCCCGCTCCGTATTAGAAGCATTTTATGGCTTGGATGCAGAAATTTTGGTACAAGAGTTTATTAAAGAATCGAAAGGCAGCGATATCCGTGCTTTCGTAGTAGGCGGTAAGGTAGTAGCCGCCATGAAACGCCAAAGTGCAAGCGGCGACTTCCGCTCCAACCTGCATCGAGGCGGCAAGAGCGAACCTGTGAAACTAAGTCGCAAAGAAAAAGAAACAGCAATCAAGGCAGCCAAAGCCTTGGGGCTGCAGATAGCCGGCGTAGATATGTTACGCTCTGAACGTGGTCCGTTGGTAATAGAAGTCAATTCATCGCCCGGTTTAGAAGGTATAGAAAAGACCACAGGGGTAGATGTAGCAGGCAAAATAGTGCAATACATCGAGGAGAGCAGTCAAAACAACCGAGACCCCAAAAAAATGGACAAAGTGGGGGTTTAA